A portion of the Homalodisca vitripennis isolate AUS2020 chromosome 2, UT_GWSS_2.1, whole genome shotgun sequence genome contains these proteins:
- the LOC124355845 gene encoding farnesoate epoxidase-like: MIAIIVLFILSALLMYIWNQKRPNNFPPGPPPLPIIGNIHQMPRGHFWIGVNKWSEDYGPIIGLSVLNFFIVVITGVDNIVAALRKEEFQARPDNVVTREKMFGKLLGIFFSSGEQWSSSRKFIVKQMGAFGKSEKENLISDEVSRLLDTINDGSIIKGNGMFGLAAINVIWTIVASKRIDFNDKRSIKFLEDLRKLFREGSAGGEMAKAFPIFRFLSKKYKHDLSIRYGIYTFIEETIQEHKETLDPNNPRDIIDSYLIEIERNKNNNPSFFSDEDLIVVASDLFFAGAESTSNSCEFVLLYMILYPEVQRKMQEEIDRVLGRSRKPVLEDKAQMHYTMAVLNEVERINSVSPLALPHSCSKDTTMVVVNEPNYQQACSDALYDGSPQRSRENKQCITTWMHYTMAVLNEVERINSVSPLGLPHSCSKDTTMVVVNEPNYQQVVLFRMHYTMAVLNEVERINSVSPLGLPHSCSKDTTMVVMSLITSKLVLFRMHYTMAVLNEVERINSVSPLGLPHSCSKDTTFGGYFIPKGTTLLLNLKSVGYDPKCWKTPEEFIPERFLNADGQYARPSNMPTFGLGQRSCIGEMLARNTIFLFITTFLEKFSITLPPGEPEPSTMALPGLAVAPSPFKMSIKSRY, from the exons atgattgctattattgttttgttcattCTTTCTGCTCTACTGATGTATATATGGAACCAAAAAAGACCAAATAACTTCCCCCCAG GCCCCCCACCACTACCTATCATTGGTAATATACATCAGATGCCCCGAGGTCACTTCTGGATCGGCGTGAACAAGTGGTCTGAAGATTACGGGCCGATCATAGGCCTGAGCGTATTAAACTTCTTCATAGTGGTAATTACTGGAGTTGACAACATTGTTGCTGCGTTACGCAAGGAGGAATTTCAAGCACGACCGGACAACGTTGTTACACGGGAGAAGATGTTTGGCAAGTTATTAg GAATATTTTTTAGTTCCGGAGAACAGTGGTCATCCAGCCGTAAGTTTATTGTTAAGCAAATGGGGGCCTTTGGGAAAAGTGAGAAAGAAAATTTGATATCTGATGAAGTAAGCCGACTATTGGACACAATTAACGATGGATCTATTATAAAG gGAAACGGTATGTTTGGGCTAGCAGCTATCAATGTCATTTGGACGATAGTTGCCAGCAAAAGAATTGACTTCAATGATAAACGATCGATAAAGTTTTTGGAAGACTTGCGTAAACTTTTTCGGGAAGGCAGCGCAGGAGGAGAAATGGCGAAAGCGTTTCCAATTTTTAGATTtcttagtaaaaaatacaaacatgatCTAAGTATAAGATACGGAATCTACACGTTCATCGAg GAAACGATACAAGAACACAAAGAAACTCTTGACCCTAACAACCCAAGAGACATAATTGAcagttatttaattgaaattgaaagaAACAAGAACAACAATCCTTCGTTTTTCTCAG ATGAGGATCTGATCGTGGTTGCCAGTGATTTATTCTTTGCTGGAGCAGAATCTACTAGTAATTCGTGCGAGTTTGTACTTTTGTACATGATTCTCTACCCGGAAGTGCAGCGGAAGATGCAAGAGGAGATCGACCGTGTGTTAGGACGGTCAAGGAAACCAGTGCTAGAAGACAAAGCTCA GATGCATTATACGATGGCAGTCCTCAACGAAGTCGAGAGAATAAACAGTGTATCACCACTTGCTCTGCCTCACTCTTGTTCTAAGGACACTACAATGGTTGTTGTAAATGAGCCTAATTACCAGCAAGCTTGTTCT GATGCATTATACGATGGCAGTCCTCAACGAAGTCGAGAGAATAAACAGTGTATCACCACTTG GATGCATTATACGATGGCAGTCCTCAACGAAGTCGAGAGAATAAACAGTGTATCACCACTTGGTCTGCCTCACTCTTGTTCTAAGGACACTACAATGGTTGTTGTAAATGAGCCTAATTACCAGCAAGTTGTTCTGTTTAGGATGCATTATACGATGGCAGTCCTCAACGAAGTCGAGAGAATAAACAGTGTATCACCACTTGGTCTGCCTCACTCTTGTTCTAAGGACACTACAATGGTTGTT ATGAGCCTAATTACCAGCAAGCTTGTTCTGTTTAGGATGCATTATACGATGGCAGTCCTCAACGAAGTCGAGAGAATAAACAGTGTATCACCACTTGGTCTGCCTCACTCTTGTTCTAAGGACACGACGTTTGGTGGCTACTTCATTCCTAAG ggTACGACTTTACTGTTGAATCTAAAATCAGTGGGCTATGATCCCAAATGCTGGAAAACGCCAGAAGAATTCATTCCTGAGAGATTTTTGAATGCTGATGGACAGTACGCCAGGCCCTCTAACATGCCTACTTTTGGGCTAG gACAGAGATCCTGTATCGGCGAAATGTTGGCAAGAAACACGATCTTCCTCTTCATCACAACTTTCTTGGAGAAGTTTTCCATCACCCTACCGCCAGGGGAACCAGAACCGTCCACAATGGCTCTGCCAGGATTGGCTGTTGCTCCAAGTCCTTTCAAAATGTCCATAAAAAGCAGATATTGA